The sequence ATGAATTGCTAAAGTATTGTGGTTGGCGAGATTAGGTGGTAATCATGGGTATAATCCTATTGACCGAATCTGGCTTTTGAAGAACAAAATACGAATGAATAAAGGATAGGCTTTCTTTCTGCGAAGGGAATGCCAACAAAGCTTTTGCCTCTTCAAATGTCGCCCATATAAATTTGTCGTGTTCGTTCTCGGAAAGGACAACTGGATTATTGCTATCTACGTAGCCGCAGAAATTCGCACTGAATGCTATGCTGTCTTTGTGTTGCTCATAAAACATCGTTACATCGACATTATAAAGTTCCAAGCATTCTATCCCTGTCTCTTCTTGTATCTCACGAAACGTCGCGTCTTTGACATTTTCGTCATCCTCTACTTTTCCTGTCACCGTCTGCCATATACCAGGAAGATAGTCCTTCGGAGATCTCCTTATAAGAAGATATAGTGGTTCTTCTTTCGTGCTAGTATCCACAAGGTATGCTGCTATAAACTTCGGCTTCATCTTCTTCCTCTTTATATTTAGTTGTTTGGCAAAATTAACCATACCAAAAATCATTGTAAAAATTTACTTTTTAATTTAATCGCTTACAGATCGCAATCGCGGGTTAAAATCTCAAGCCTAAGCTAAAAGAATTTCCTATGACATTAGAATTCGACAACGAACATTCTGCTATTATCGAGAAGCCGTTTATGGAATGCAAGGCGAATATACGTGCTTCGCTATAGGTGCCATGCGAACAATATTTTTTCAGAGCAGAAACGCCGGTTTTTATTGTTGTGCTAGGATAAAAAAGTAGGTCTATTGAAGGGTTTATATAAACGTTCCCCTCTCGAGCGGTATTCTGTATGCCCATCCCTGCCAAACAGCACAGTCCAATCTTGTCAGAACCATATCCCATCCCTATTGCCAGACTAAAGTTCCCTGCTGCCCTGTTAGAGAGATTTTGTCGGTTTATGCCAAGGTTTGCAG is a genomic window of Waddliaceae bacterium containing:
- a CDS encoding NUDIX domain-containing protein: MKPKFIAAYLVDTSTKEEPLYLLIRRSPKDYLPGIWQTVTGKVEDDENVKDATFREIQEETGIECLELYNVDVTMFYEQHKDSIAFSANFCGYVDSNNPVVLSENEHDKFIWATFEEAKALLAFPSQKESLSFIHSYFVLQKPDSVNRIIPMITT